A region of Qipengyuania oceanensis DNA encodes the following proteins:
- a CDS encoding aldo/keto reductase produces the protein MQRRRLGKSAIVVSDICMGTMTFGSQTDEAEAIRILDECFEKGIDFYDTAEGYPVPPDAKWVGRTEDIVGRWLKTKPRDAIILATKVSGPSHVWFRSPKRSGMTALDRRNIVTAVEESLTRLQTDYIDLYQTHWPDHELPYDETMLALDDLVTQGKVRITGCSNETSWGLMKSIATAEKLGTARYQTIQNNFSLNNRRFEDELAQVCRMEGVSLIPYSPIAGGVLSGKYNDGGRPEGARFTRYLGMEGRQAAMGRRFVNDRSLESTKRFAEIAQEAGLDPVTMAVAWSKQHDFVASTIVGVSSFDQLDPIFAAADLELDADTMKAIDKVSREIRYPMG, from the coding sequence ATGCAACGTCGCCGTCTCGGCAAATCCGCCATCGTCGTTTCCGATATCTGCATGGGCACGATGACCTTCGGCAGCCAGACCGACGAGGCCGAAGCGATCCGCATCCTCGACGAATGTTTCGAGAAGGGAATCGATTTCTACGACACGGCGGAAGGCTATCCCGTACCGCCGGATGCCAAGTGGGTCGGCCGGACCGAGGACATCGTCGGGCGATGGCTGAAGACCAAGCCGCGCGATGCGATCATCCTCGCGACCAAGGTTTCCGGGCCGAGCCACGTCTGGTTCCGCAGCCCCAAACGCTCCGGCATGACCGCGCTCGACCGGCGCAACATCGTCACGGCCGTCGAGGAAAGTCTCACGCGCCTGCAGACCGACTACATCGACCTCTACCAGACGCACTGGCCCGATCACGAGCTGCCTTACGACGAGACCATGCTCGCGCTCGACGATCTGGTGACGCAGGGCAAGGTGCGGATCACCGGCTGCTCCAACGAGACGAGCTGGGGGCTGATGAAGTCGATCGCGACCGCCGAAAAGCTGGGAACGGCGCGCTACCAGACGATCCAGAACAATTTCAGCCTCAACAACCGGCGGTTCGAGGACGAACTGGCCCAGGTTTGCCGGATGGAAGGCGTCAGCCTCATACCCTATTCGCCGATCGCGGGCGGTGTCCTGTCGGGCAAGTACAACGATGGCGGCCGCCCGGAAGGCGCGCGTTTCACACGCTATCTCGGCATGGAAGGGCGACAGGCGGCGATGGGGCGGCGGTTCGTCAACGACCGTTCGCTCGAAAGCACCAAGCGCTTCGCAGAAATCGCGCAGGAAGCGGGTCTCGATCCGGTGACAATGGCGGTCGCCTGGTCGAAGCAGCACGATTTCGTCGCCTCGACCATCGTCGGCGTATCGAGCTTCGACCAGCTCGACCCGATTTTCGCCGCGGCCGATCTCGAACTCGATGCCGACACCATGAAGGCGATCGACAAGGTTTCCAGGGAAATCCGCTACCCGATGGGCTAG
- a CDS encoding ETC complex I subunit — protein MAARIFQRPQSAMQSGKARTDEWVLEFEQSEARRADPLMGWTGSGDTQSQIQLTFPSKDDAKAYAERYGIVARVHATPPHDLKLQAYADNFR, from the coding sequence ATGGCGGCACGAATCTTCCAGAGACCACAAAGCGCGATGCAGTCCGGCAAGGCGCGGACCGACGAATGGGTGCTCGAATTCGAGCAATCCGAGGCGCGGCGCGCCGATCCACTGATGGGCTGGACCGGCAGCGGGGACACGCAGTCGCAGATCCAGCTGACTTTTCCGAGCAAGGACGATGCGAAGGCCTATGCCGAACGCTACGGTATCGTTGCCCGGGTTCACGCCACACCGCCGCACGATCTCAAGCTACAGGCTTACGCCGACAATTTCCGCTGA
- a CDS encoding PepSY domain-containing protein — protein sequence MKSLAAFSLAVALGLGGAVAPAIAQPSKSDQGEARKEMRAGNVLPLREIEKRVLPSMGGAEYLGPAYDSTAMAYRLKFIRDGRVMYVDVDARTGRILRRSR from the coding sequence ATGAAGTCCCTCGCCGCCTTTTCTCTCGCTGTCGCTCTCGGCTTGGGCGGTGCGGTCGCGCCTGCGATCGCGCAGCCCTCGAAATCGGACCAGGGCGAAGCGCGCAAGGAAATGCGCGCCGGCAACGTGTTGCCGCTGCGCGAGATCGAGAAGCGCGTCCTGCCGAGCATGGGCGGCGCCGAATATCTCGGTCCGGCCTATGATTCGACGGCCATGGCCTACCGCCTCAAGTTCATCCGCGACGGCCGGGTGATGTACGTCGACGTCGACGCGCGGACCGGCCGCATCCTGCGCCGCAGCCGTTGA
- a CDS encoding polyprenyl synthetase family protein produces the protein MSADIVPLPQRSDRPPSLDPMLALTAHGMNSVNAVILDRMQSEIPLIPALAGHLISGGGKRLRPMLTLAGAELVGYNGARHHKLAAAVEFIHTATLLHDDVVDGSELRRGKTAANIVFGNPATILVGDFLFSRAFELMTEDGSLKVLKILSNASAVIAEGEVSQLTAQRQIETSEERYLQIIGSKTAALFAAASRIAAVVAECDERQEQALDDYGRNLGVAFQLVDDAIDYDSDAAAMGKDRGDDFREGKMTLPVILAYARGGEDERAFWRQAVRGDRTSDADLEHAISLIARHDALVDTRERARHFAQRAVDAISIFPDSKARQAMAEAAHFAVARGY, from the coding sequence ATGAGTGCGGATATCGTCCCCCTGCCGCAACGAAGCGACCGGCCACCGTCGCTCGACCCGATGCTGGCGCTGACGGCGCATGGCATGAACTCGGTCAACGCCGTGATTCTCGACCGGATGCAGAGCGAAATTCCGCTCATTCCGGCACTGGCCGGCCACCTGATTTCCGGGGGCGGCAAACGCTTGCGCCCGATGCTGACGCTCGCCGGTGCGGAACTGGTCGGCTACAATGGTGCGCGCCACCACAAGCTCGCGGCGGCAGTCGAGTTCATCCACACGGCCACGCTGCTGCACGACGATGTCGTCGACGGTAGCGAGTTGCGGCGCGGCAAGACGGCGGCCAATATCGTGTTCGGCAATCCGGCGACGATCCTGGTCGGCGATTTCCTGTTCAGCCGCGCTTTCGAGCTGATGACCGAGGACGGCAGCCTCAAGGTGCTCAAGATCCTGTCGAATGCCAGCGCTGTCATCGCGGAGGGAGAGGTCTCGCAGCTGACCGCCCAGCGGCAGATCGAGACGAGCGAGGAACGCTATCTCCAGATCATCGGCTCGAAGACCGCAGCGCTGTTCGCGGCCGCCAGCCGGATCGCCGCAGTGGTCGCCGAATGCGACGAGCGTCAGGAACAGGCGCTCGACGATTACGGTCGCAACCTCGGGGTTGCCTTTCAGCTGGTCGACGACGCGATCGACTACGATTCCGATGCGGCGGCAATGGGCAAGGACCGCGGCGACGATTTCCGCGAAGGCAAGATGACCTTGCCGGTGATCCTCGCCTATGCGCGCGGCGGCGAGGACGAGCGCGCGTTCTGGCGCCAGGCAGTACGCGGCGACCGGACGAGCGATGCCGACCTCGAACACGCGATCTCGCTGATCGCGCGTCACGATGCACTGGTCGACACGCGCGAGCGGGCGCGCCACTTCGCCCAGCGCGCAGTCGATGCGATCTCGATCTTCCCCGACAGCAAGGCCCGCCAGGCGATGGCGGAAGCCGCCCATTTCGCGGTCGCGCGCGGTTACTGA
- a CDS encoding response regulator transcription factor, whose product MRILIVEDEPTLGQQLKSTLEQNGYAVDLSTDGEDGHYLGASEDYDAVILDLGLPEIDGLTVLGMWRKEGRKFPVLVLTARDSWSDKVAGLDAGADDYLAKPFQTEELIARLRALIRRASGNTSSELTAGDVRLDTRSGRVTLKGEPVKLTAQEYKLLSYLMHHKGKVVSRTELIEHIYDQDFDRDSNTIEVFVTRIRKKLGAEVITTIRGLGYSLDDPDEAPRA is encoded by the coding sequence ATGAGAATCCTGATTGTCGAGGACGAGCCCACGCTCGGCCAGCAGCTCAAGTCGACCCTCGAACAGAACGGCTACGCGGTCGACCTGTCCACCGATGGCGAGGACGGACATTATCTCGGCGCGAGCGAAGATTACGATGCCGTGATCCTCGATCTCGGTCTGCCCGAAATCGACGGCCTCACGGTGCTCGGCATGTGGCGCAAGGAAGGCCGCAAGTTCCCGGTGCTTGTGCTGACCGCGCGCGACAGCTGGTCGGACAAGGTCGCGGGCCTCGATGCGGGCGCGGACGATTATCTCGCCAAGCCTTTCCAGACCGAGGAATTGATCGCGCGACTGCGGGCGCTGATCCGCCGCGCTTCGGGCAATACCTCCTCCGAACTGACTGCCGGGGATGTCCGGCTGGACACGCGCTCCGGCCGCGTCACGCTCAAGGGCGAGCCGGTCAAGCTGACCGCGCAGGAGTACAAGCTCCTGAGCTACCTGATGCACCACAAGGGCAAAGTCGTCAGCCGGACGGAACTCATCGAACATATCTACGACCAGGATTTCGATCGTGATTCGAACACGATCGAAGTCTTCGTCACCCGCATCCGCAAGAAACTCGGCGCTGAAGTGATAACGACGATCCGTGGCCTCGGTTACAGCCTCGACGACCCCGACGAAGCGCCCCGGGCGTAA
- a CDS encoding SIMPL domain-containing protein produces the protein MIRPALVLLATSAMALPAAAQAAEIQMQVANPVVELSIQEIVRSTPDVAQVGAGVTTRAQTAQEAVRQNAEQMDRLIEKLRSLGIARKDIQTSNFNLNAQYQYRNDGQQPTFVGYDVTNQVNVKLRVLKRAGEVLDALVGAGANNIYGPNFMLENDMEAKAVARKNAFQRGKLQAEEFARMAGYRGVRLLEVSETFQSYGPMPVSGDAIAVSAVRAEAKTPIEPGEVGTAVTLGVKYEMVN, from the coding sequence ATGATCCGTCCCGCTCTCGTATTGCTCGCAACCAGCGCCATGGCCTTGCCGGCTGCTGCCCAGGCCGCGGAAATCCAGATGCAGGTTGCCAATCCGGTTGTCGAACTGAGCATCCAGGAAATCGTCCGCAGCACACCCGACGTGGCGCAGGTTGGCGCCGGGGTGACCACGCGCGCGCAAACCGCGCAGGAGGCCGTGCGCCAGAATGCGGAACAGATGGACCGACTGATCGAGAAGCTGCGCTCGCTCGGCATAGCTCGCAAGGACATCCAGACGTCGAACTTCAACCTCAACGCGCAGTACCAGTATCGCAACGACGGCCAGCAGCCGACCTTCGTCGGCTACGACGTGACCAACCAGGTCAACGTGAAGCTGCGCGTTCTCAAGCGCGCCGGCGAGGTGCTCGACGCGCTGGTCGGGGCGGGAGCCAACAACATCTACGGTCCGAATTTCATGCTCGAGAACGACATGGAAGCGAAGGCCGTGGCCAGGAAGAACGCCTTCCAGCGCGGCAAGCTGCAGGCCGAGGAATTCGCGCGCATGGCGGGCTACCGCGGCGTGCGGCTGCTGGAGGTTTCCGAGACTTTCCAGAGCTACGGGCCGATGCCTGTGTCGGGCGACGCGATCGCGGTCAGTGCCGTGCGGGCCGAGGCCAAGACCCCGATCGAACCCGGCGAAGTCGGTACCGCCGTCACGCTCGGCGTGAAATACGAAATGGTAAACTGA
- a CDS encoding ABC-F family ATP-binding cassette domain-containing protein, which yields MAQPPILSLEGIALQQGGKWLFGGAPGDETRDPLDLHIGPRDRLALIGRNGAGKTTLFRLIKDRIEPDRGMRKVKPGMRIVLLEQDPDFTGYETLMDWALAENQGAGEHPPQPHEVEAIAGQLGIEMATPCKGASGGERRRAAIARALAQDPDLLLMDEPTNHLDLAAIDWLEDWLTRYNGAFLVISHDRTFLKRLTRATLWLDRGSMRRKEVGFGGYEAWEEQVYAEEARAAEKLDAKLKLEAHWLERGVTARRKRNQGRLEKLWQMREQRAAMISGGGTAKLKLATEEDFKSKSVIVAENISKSYDDRTIIKPFSLRVQRGDRIGIVGANGAGKTTLLKMLTGELEPDSGSVTISNKLTGVMIDQQRSLMAPDKTVRDVLAEGGDWIDVQGHRKHVQAHLKDFLFDPGIVDTKVGILSGGERSRLLLAREFAKASNLLVLDEPTNDLDLETLDLLQEVIADYEGTVLLVSHDRDFLDRTVTITLGLDGTGHVDVVAGGYEDWAKKRREPTQRKAASGSDAAKPSPPPPPAPKSSKLSYKDQRDYEQLPTRIEELEAAIVKGEAILADPGLYTADPQKFATISKGVENARAEKDAAEERWLELAELVEG from the coding sequence ATGGCACAGCCCCCCATCCTCAGCCTCGAAGGCATCGCCCTGCAGCAGGGCGGCAAGTGGCTGTTCGGCGGCGCCCCCGGCGACGAGACACGCGATCCGCTCGACCTCCACATCGGCCCGCGCGACAGGCTTGCGCTGATCGGACGCAACGGCGCGGGCAAGACCACGCTGTTCCGCCTCATCAAGGACCGGATCGAGCCCGATCGCGGGATGCGCAAGGTCAAGCCCGGGATGCGGATCGTGCTGCTCGAGCAGGATCCCGACTTCACCGGCTACGAGACCCTGATGGACTGGGCGCTCGCCGAAAATCAGGGAGCGGGCGAGCATCCGCCCCAGCCGCACGAGGTCGAAGCCATCGCCGGCCAGCTCGGCATCGAAATGGCGACACCATGCAAGGGCGCGAGCGGTGGCGAGAGACGCCGCGCGGCCATAGCACGCGCGCTCGCGCAGGACCCCGACCTGTTGCTGATGGACGAGCCGACCAACCATCTCGATCTCGCCGCGATCGACTGGCTGGAGGACTGGCTGACCCGCTACAACGGCGCCTTCCTCGTCATAAGCCACGACCGGACCTTCCTGAAGCGGCTCACGCGCGCGACACTGTGGCTCGACCGGGGCAGCATGCGGCGCAAGGAAGTCGGCTTCGGTGGCTACGAGGCGTGGGAGGAACAGGTCTACGCCGAAGAAGCGCGCGCTGCCGAAAAGCTCGACGCCAAGCTGAAGCTCGAAGCGCACTGGCTCGAGCGCGGCGTGACCGCCCGGCGCAAACGCAACCAGGGTCGCCTCGAAAAGCTGTGGCAGATGCGCGAACAGCGTGCCGCGATGATCTCGGGCGGCGGGACGGCCAAGCTGAAGCTGGCGACCGAAGAAGATTTCAAGTCGAAGTCGGTCATCGTCGCGGAGAACATCTCCAAGAGCTACGACGATCGCACGATCATCAAGCCATTCTCTCTCCGCGTCCAGCGCGGCGACCGGATCGGCATCGTCGGCGCAAACGGCGCGGGCAAGACCACGCTCCTGAAGATGCTGACCGGCGAGCTGGAGCCCGACAGCGGCAGCGTGACGATCTCGAACAAGCTGACAGGCGTGATGATCGACCAGCAACGCAGCCTGATGGCACCGGACAAGACCGTCCGCGACGTGCTGGCCGAGGGCGGCGACTGGATCGACGTCCAGGGGCATCGCAAGCATGTCCAGGCGCACCTGAAGGACTTCCTGTTCGATCCCGGCATCGTCGATACCAAGGTCGGCATCCTGTCGGGCGGGGAACGGTCGCGGCTGCTGCTGGCGCGCGAATTCGCGAAGGCTTCGAACCTGCTCGTGCTCGACGAGCCGACCAACGACCTCGACCTCGAGACTCTCGATCTCTTGCAGGAGGTCATCGCCGATTACGAAGGCACCGTGTTGCTGGTCAGCCACGATCGCGACTTCCTGGACCGGACAGTTACGATCACGCTCGGGCTCGACGGGACCGGCCATGTCGACGTGGTCGCGGGCGGATACGAGGACTGGGCGAAGAAACGCCGCGAGCCGACGCAGCGCAAGGCCGCGTCCGGTTCCGACGCGGCCAAGCCCTCGCCACCCCCGCCTCCGGCGCCCAAATCCTCCAAGCTCTCCTACAAGGACCAGCGCGACTACGAGCAACTGCCCACCCGTATCGAGGAACTGGAAGCTGCCATCGTCAAGGGCGAGGCGATCCTGGCCGATCCCGGTCTCTACACCGCCGATCCGCAGAAATTCGCCACCATCTCCAAGGGAGTGGAGAACGCCCGCGCCGAGAAGGACGCGGCCGAAGAACGCTGGCTGGAGCTCGCAGAGCTGGTCGAGGGGTGA
- a CDS encoding chorismate mutase, which translates to MTHAPENRTAPDAVLAGYRKSIDNIDAALVHMLAERFRITQAVGEYKAKVELPPADPNREKNQIERLRKLAEEADLDPEFSEKFLRFIIEEVIRHHERARGG; encoded by the coding sequence ATGACCCACGCTCCCGAAAATCGAACCGCGCCCGACGCGGTGCTCGCCGGCTATCGCAAGAGCATCGACAACATCGATGCGGCGCTGGTGCACATGCTTGCCGAACGGTTCCGGATCACCCAGGCGGTCGGAGAGTACAAGGCGAAGGTGGAATTGCCGCCCGCCGATCCCAACCGCGAGAAGAACCAGATCGAACGGCTGCGCAAGCTTGCGGAGGAGGCCGATCTCGATCCCGAGTTCAGCGAAAAGTTCCTTCGTTTCATCATCGAGGAAGTCATCCGCCACCACGAACGCGCGCGCGGCGGCTAG
- a CDS encoding sensor histidine kinase: MMLIAAGWIGILLLAGGFALDRTLTRMVENNFDDQLEYLLNAMLVVAEIGPDGEVYFNRPIGEPRFLEPNSGLYYQISADGREGYSSYSLEPALSRSLWDSPLELRGDHFDNEPHFYDSGQIDNEPLRIVERSVILPDSDARWTFAVASARGELDAQLARIRSILVWSFAILALGLMMMAMLQTWYGLSPLRRVRAAIQHMRSKGTNRITDPLPLEVQPLVEELNGILAHSQRQAEEARTHAGNLAHALKTPLTVLTNAATANSPDLGAAVIRETRTMQRHVDHHLARARAVGRRAVGLASTPVCESAEAVRRAVERLYPEGRFDIAGNRQARVGIERQDLDEILGNLIENAAKYGGGSVFVTVDAEPASEDCVIWVEDDGAGIPPDERTRIFDRGARLDTGKPGTGLGLAIVRDVAEIYGGSVVLDESEDLGGLMVILTLPRGPAPDDADTGDD, translated from the coding sequence ATGATGCTCATAGCGGCGGGGTGGATCGGCATCCTGCTCCTGGCCGGCGGTTTCGCTCTCGACCGGACCCTGACCCGCATGGTCGAGAACAATTTCGACGACCAGCTCGAATATCTGCTCAACGCGATGCTCGTGGTGGCCGAGATCGGTCCGGACGGCGAAGTCTATTTCAACCGGCCGATCGGCGAGCCGCGCTTTCTCGAGCCCAACAGCGGCCTCTATTACCAGATCAGCGCCGACGGGCGCGAAGGCTACTCCTCCTACTCGCTCGAACCGGCTCTCTCCCGGTCCTTGTGGGACAGTCCGCTCGAACTGCGCGGCGACCACTTCGACAACGAACCGCATTTCTACGATAGCGGCCAGATCGACAACGAGCCGCTGCGGATCGTCGAGCGCAGCGTCATCCTGCCCGACAGCGATGCGCGATGGACCTTTGCCGTTGCCTCCGCGCGTGGCGAACTGGACGCGCAGCTCGCTCGAATACGCTCGATCCTCGTCTGGAGCTTCGCGATCCTGGCGCTCGGCCTGATGATGATGGCGATGCTGCAGACCTGGTACGGCCTGTCGCCGTTGCGACGCGTACGCGCGGCAATCCAGCACATGCGCAGCAAGGGGACCAACCGTATCACCGATCCGCTGCCGCTCGAAGTGCAACCGCTGGTCGAGGAATTGAACGGCATTCTGGCGCATTCGCAGCGCCAGGCCGAAGAGGCGCGCACCCATGCCGGCAATCTCGCGCACGCGCTCAAGACCCCGCTGACGGTGCTGACCAACGCGGCTACCGCCAACTCCCCCGATCTCGGCGCGGCGGTCATCCGCGAGACCCGGACCATGCAGCGTCACGTCGATCATCATCTCGCCCGCGCTCGCGCGGTCGGCAGGCGAGCCGTGGGCCTTGCATCGACGCCGGTGTGCGAAAGCGCCGAGGCGGTTCGCCGGGCGGTCGAGCGGCTCTATCCCGAAGGCCGCTTTGACATTGCCGGCAATCGTCAGGCGCGCGTCGGGATCGAGCGACAGGACCTCGACGAGATTCTCGGCAACCTGATCGAGAACGCGGCGAAATACGGGGGCGGCAGCGTATTCGTGACGGTCGATGCGGAGCCGGCTTCAGAGGATTGCGTAATCTGGGTCGAGGACGACGGGGCCGGCATTCCGCCCGACGAGCGCACAAGGATATTCGATCGCGGCGCCCGGCTCGATACGGGCAAGCCGGGCACGGGCCTCGGCCTGGCGATCGTGCGCGATGTCGCGGAAATATACGGCGGGTCGGTCGTGCTCGACGAGAGCGAGGACCTGGGCGGCCTGATGGTCATCCTGACGTTGCCGCGCGGACCCGCCCCGGACGACGCGGACACCGGCGACGACTAG
- the hrpB gene encoding ATP-dependent helicase HrpB, with protein sequence MSAPDLPIHAVLPELLAALRARNAAVLVAPPGAGKTTAVAPALIDEEWFSGQVIVTSPRRVAARAAAERMAQMLGEKPGETVGYMTRLDSKVSARTRILVVTEAILVNRLVDDPELPGVSALLFDEAHERHLDSDLGLALALETQDVLREDLRVLVMSATIDGARFGRLLGDDAPVIESEGKAYPLRIEWLGASPDKRIEDAMTAAILTAWRQEEGDVLAFLPGVGEIGRTRERLGERLPDVPILPLHGQVEPADQRAAIQRDPDGRRRIVLATAIAETSLTLDGVSVVVDSGLSRHAEFDRAAGTSHLVTVRASQAAADQRAGRAARQGPGVAYRLWERGGHAGRPAYAPPEIAIADLVPLLLDLAKWGSTDPASLRWLDAPPDASLQSARNRLEKLGALDAEGKLTAFGKKVASLPLDPAGAAAILYGAQAGMAEQVARLVLLLQERGLGGRGEDLLARLQRSNGERGARAEASRKLAARWAKAAEQSIERRGDFDSPAVALALAMPDNIARRRGSSGEHWISAGGRGFVLDPASSLARAEWLVIGDAQGQAKGARITAAAELLPTDIDRHLERLIEKRSVLNWNEAERRVEARQERALGAITLASGPDQSPDAKAVTEMLMDKALENLAAILPEELIARARFAGIGALAPDALAENAEMWLQPLLKGRRDLAVGRGRAVDAVLGMIDWDDRQKLDRLAPREFVSPAGTHHAIDYTGDDAPSAEVRVQALFGLERHPLVGDTPLLLKLTSPAGRPIQSTRDLPGFWRGSWADVRKDMKGRYPKHRWPEEPWTEKPSSKTRNAFQKGGG encoded by the coding sequence ATGAGCGCGCCCGATCTGCCGATCCATGCCGTCCTGCCGGAACTGCTGGCTGCCTTGCGCGCGCGCAACGCAGCTGTGCTCGTCGCGCCGCCGGGCGCGGGCAAGACCACCGCGGTCGCGCCCGCGCTAATCGACGAGGAATGGTTCAGCGGGCAGGTGATCGTCACCAGTCCGCGGCGGGTGGCGGCCCGCGCGGCAGCCGAGCGGATGGCGCAGATGCTTGGCGAGAAGCCCGGCGAAACGGTCGGCTACATGACCCGCCTCGACAGCAAGGTTTCGGCCCGGACCCGCATCCTCGTCGTTACCGAGGCGATCCTGGTCAACCGGCTGGTCGACGATCCGGAATTGCCGGGAGTATCGGCGCTGCTGTTCGACGAAGCTCACGAGCGGCACCTCGACAGCGACCTCGGCCTCGCGCTGGCGCTGGAGACGCAGGACGTGCTGCGAGAGGACCTGCGCGTGCTGGTGATGAGTGCAACGATCGACGGCGCACGCTTCGGGCGGCTTCTCGGCGACGATGCGCCGGTAATCGAGAGCGAGGGCAAGGCCTATCCCCTGCGGATCGAGTGGCTCGGTGCCTCGCCCGACAAGCGGATCGAGGATGCCATGACCGCCGCCATCCTTACCGCATGGCGGCAGGAGGAGGGCGACGTGCTCGCCTTCCTGCCCGGCGTTGGCGAGATCGGACGCACGCGTGAACGGCTGGGCGAACGCCTGCCGGATGTCCCGATCCTGCCGCTGCACGGCCAGGTTGAGCCTGCCGACCAGCGCGCCGCGATCCAGCGCGATCCTGACGGGCGACGCCGGATCGTCCTCGCCACGGCGATTGCCGAGACCTCGCTGACGCTCGACGGCGTGTCTGTGGTGGTCGACAGCGGATTGTCGCGCCATGCCGAGTTCGATCGGGCGGCTGGGACCAGCCATCTCGTCACCGTCCGCGCGAGCCAAGCCGCGGCAGACCAGCGCGCGGGGCGTGCCGCGCGGCAGGGACCGGGCGTTGCCTATCGCCTGTGGGAACGGGGCGGCCACGCGGGGAGGCCGGCCTATGCGCCGCCGGAAATCGCGATCGCCGACCTGGTTCCACTGCTGCTTGACCTGGCCAAGTGGGGCAGCACCGACCCGGCCTCGCTGCGCTGGCTCGATGCGCCGCCCGATGCTTCGCTGCAATCGGCGCGCAACCGGCTCGAAAAGCTGGGCGCGCTCGACGCGGAGGGCAAGCTCACCGCGTTCGGGAAGAAGGTCGCGAGCCTTCCACTCGACCCGGCAGGGGCGGCCGCGATACTCTACGGGGCGCAGGCCGGCATGGCGGAGCAGGTCGCCCGGCTGGTCCTGCTGCTGCAGGAGCGCGGGCTGGGCGGGCGCGGCGAGGACCTGCTGGCGCGGCTGCAGCGCTCGAATGGCGAGCGTGGCGCAAGGGCCGAGGCAAGCCGCAAGCTCGCGGCGCGGTGGGCGAAGGCAGCGGAGCAATCAATCGAGAGGCGGGGGGATTTCGACAGCCCCGCGGTCGCGCTAGCGCTTGCGATGCCGGACAATATCGCGCGCCGTCGCGGGTCGTCGGGCGAGCACTGGATCTCGGCGGGAGGGCGCGGCTTCGTGCTCGATCCTGCAAGTTCGCTCGCCCGTGCCGAGTGGCTTGTGATCGGCGATGCGCAGGGCCAGGCGAAAGGTGCGCGGATAACCGCCGCAGCCGAGCTACTACCGACCGATATCGATCGCCATCTCGAGCGGCTGATAGAAAAGCGCTCCGTCCTGAACTGGAACGAGGCGGAGCGGCGGGTGGAGGCGCGCCAGGAGCGGGCGCTCGGCGCAATCACCCTTGCGAGCGGGCCCGACCAGTCGCCGGACGCAAAGGCCGTGACCGAAATGCTGATGGACAAGGCGCTCGAAAATCTCGCCGCGATCCTGCCGGAAGAACTGATTGCCCGCGCGCGCTTCGCGGGCATCGGGGCGCTCGCACCAGATGCGCTGGCCGAGAACGCCGAGATGTGGCTGCAACCGCTTCTGAAGGGACGCCGCGATCTCGCGGTCGGCCGGGGAAGGGCAGTCGATGCGGTGCTCGGCATGATCGACTGGGACGATCGTCAGAAACTGGACCGGCTGGCGCCACGCGAGTTCGTCTCCCCGGCGGGAACCCATCACGCGATCGACTACACCGGCGACGATGCACCAAGCGCCGAGGTGCGCGTGCAGGCGCTGTTCGGGCTGGAGCGGCATCCGTTAGTCGGCGACACGCCGCTGCTCCTCAAGCTGACAAGCCCGGCGGGGCGCCCAATCCAGTCGACCCGCGACCTGCCCGGGTTCTGGAGGGGCAGCTGGGCCGATGTCAGGAAGGATATGAAGGGGCGCTATCCCAAGCACCGCTGGCCCGAGGAACCATGGACGGAAAAACCGAGTTCGAAGACCCGGAACGCCTTCCAGAAAGGCGGCGGTTGA